From the Mycoplasmatota bacterium genome, one window contains:
- a CDS encoding iron-containing alcohol dehydrogenase — translation MNLQWFRVPKDIVFGEGTLEYLSTLKGTKAMLVTGGSSMKRFGFLDQAKGYLEKAGMEVALFDGVEPNPSVETVENGAKAMQDFEPDWIVAIGGGSALDAAKIMWAFYEYPELKFEEIITPGSLPELRNKAKFIAIPSTSGTASEITAFSVITDTKNHIKYPIVSGEITPDIAIIDPALPQKMPAHITANTGMDVMAHACEAYASTNASSYTDPYAMEAIKLVYEKLPVAFENGDDMDARFAMHNASALAGMAFTNASLGLVHSLAHKIGGEFGVTHGLANAILMPYIIQYNRKYTDKYKDIEKQLGVEDLPTALKALNTKLNIPLTFKEVTEVEITEEKFVEVLDRMSKNALADPCTLTNPGNPTVEDVKAIYKAAFYGIDM, via the coding sequence ATGAATTTACAATGGTTTAGAGTACCAAAAGATATAGTATTTGGAGAAGGAACATTAGAGTATCTATCTACACTTAAAGGAACAAAAGCAATGCTTGTTACTGGTGGAAGCTCAATGAAACGTTTCGGATTTTTAGACCAAGCAAAGGGTTATTTAGAAAAAGCAGGAATGGAAGTTGCGTTATTTGATGGAGTTGAGCCTAACCCATCTGTTGAAACAGTAGAAAACGGTGCAAAAGCAATGCAAGATTTTGAACCTGATTGGATTGTAGCAATCGGTGGTGGATCTGCATTAGACGCAGCTAAAATTATGTGGGCATTCTATGAATATCCTGAATTAAAATTTGAAGAAATTATTACTCCAGGATCTTTACCTGAGTTAAGAAATAAAGCTAAATTTATTGCTATTCCTTCTACTAGTGGTACAGCATCAGAAATTACAGCTTTCTCTGTTATTACTGATACTAAAAACCATATTAAATATCCAATTGTATCTGGTGAAATTACACCTGATATTGCGATTATAGATCCAGCATTACCTCAAAAAATGCCAGCTCATATCACAGCAAATACTGGTATGGATGTAATGGCTCATGCATGTGAAGCTTATGCTTCTACTAATGCTTCAAGTTATACAGACCCATATGCTATGGAAGCAATCAAATTAGTTTATGAAAAATTACCTGTTGCATTTGAAAACGGAGATGACATGGATGCAAGATTTGCTATGCATAATGCATCTGCATTAGCAGGAATGGCATTCACTAATGCTTCTTTAGGATTAGTTCATAGTTTAGCTCATAAAATCGGTGGAGAGTTTGGTGTTACTCATGGATTAGCTAACGCTATCTTAATGCCATATATTATCCAATACAACCGTAAATACACTGATAAATATAAAGATATTGAAAAACAATTAGGTGTTGAAGATTTACCTACAGCATTAAAAGCTTTAAACACTAAATTAAATATTCCTTTAACTTTCAAAGAAGTAACTGAAGTTGAAATTACTGAAGAAAAATTTGTTGAAGTATTAGATCGTATGTCTAAAAATGCATTAGCTGATCCATGTACATTAACAAATCCAGGAAACCCTACTGTAGAAGATGTTAAAGCTATTTATAAAGCAGCATTCTATGGAATTGATATGTAG
- a CDS encoding M6 family metalloprotease domain-containing protein: MINKYIVEFIDYDNTIIDTIEVEYGESVDAPDNLQREGYIFTGWDKSLKNVYTNTKVHATYIPNNLLQAIEAFEFIFEEGDTALGVKGQVIKFNQSYSEYIKYHCISSDDSIISFNPLENEGVVNHTSEDQVVKVTVYASIDLGNDSYYELSKEINITVLKNESIDLKVDKDQLIVEVDESMQDAVDKMYHYYGESETSYLLPSKGNVNLLVIPIQFPNDKFTNNELARINYGFFGDGDRYETLKSYYYKSSYGTLNLSGDVLKPYTAQYNYNYYQNYTSQANEDASGVDLLIEESVRYYLQNNPNLDLSIYDSEGDGYIDGIHLVYSAPIDYNSEDIFFWAIQYYYFATAGYEDSDYVSWDNYEINSYVFSSVDFFYEGHTENAWTIIHETGHLLGLEDYYDYTPNEDLNEGGLGSADMMDSNSGDHNPFSKLILDWIDPIVVTKSCTVTIDKFDTSGDTIIVSNQFDSIFDEYFIMSFYTPTGLNEENQYLTKNGLLMYHVDAKLPTNYDDLSEYSLYLEYNNSDSVHKLIKIEEADGNNSISNQLSTASNRDLLQIGDSYNLKMYNETSFCEVKVLYITDDTITLSFTFQ; the protein is encoded by the coding sequence ATGATAAATAAATATATTGTAGAATTTATAGATTATGATAATACCATTATTGACACAATAGAAGTGGAGTATGGGGAGAGTGTAGATGCACCTGATAATTTACAAAGAGAAGGTTATATTTTTACTGGTTGGGATAAATCCCTTAAAAATGTCTATACAAATACTAAAGTACATGCAACCTATATTCCAAATAATCTATTACAAGCGATTGAAGCCTTTGAATTTATTTTTGAAGAAGGAGATACAGCTTTAGGAGTTAAGGGTCAAGTAATAAAGTTTAATCAATCATATAGTGAATATATTAAGTATCATTGTATTAGTAGTGATGATTCAATCATTAGCTTTAATCCATTAGAAAATGAAGGCGTAGTAAACCATACTAGCGAAGATCAAGTCGTAAAAGTAACGGTATATGCTTCTATTGATTTAGGTAATGATTCTTATTATGAATTATCAAAAGAGATTAATATTACCGTTTTAAAAAATGAATCAATTGATTTAAAAGTTGATAAAGACCAGTTAATAGTAGAAGTAGATGAATCAATGCAAGATGCAGTTGATAAAATGTATCATTATTATGGAGAATCAGAAACGTCCTATTTATTACCATCTAAAGGAAATGTGAATTTATTAGTTATCCCAATACAGTTTCCAAATGATAAATTTACAAATAATGAACTAGCTAGAATTAATTATGGATTTTTCGGTGATGGGGACCGCTATGAAACCTTGAAATCATATTATTATAAAAGTTCATATGGTACACTTAATTTATCAGGTGATGTTCTAAAGCCTTATACAGCCCAATATAACTATAATTATTATCAGAACTATACTAGTCAAGCCAATGAAGATGCCAGTGGCGTTGACTTATTAATTGAAGAATCAGTTAGGTATTATTTACAAAATAATCCCAATCTTGATTTATCGATTTATGATTCTGAAGGTGATGGCTATATTGATGGAATTCATTTAGTTTATTCAGCGCCAATTGATTACAATTCTGAGGATATATTTTTCTGGGCAATTCAATATTACTACTTTGCGACGGCTGGTTATGAAGATTCAGATTATGTATCTTGGGATAACTATGAGATTAATTCTTATGTATTTTCTAGTGTGGATTTTTTCTATGAAGGGCATACAGAAAATGCATGGACGATTATTCATGAAACAGGACATTTATTAGGATTAGAAGATTATTATGACTATACACCTAATGAGGACCTTAATGAAGGGGGATTAGGGAGTGCTGATATGATGGATTCAAATAGTGGAGACCATAATCCATTTAGTAAGTTAATTTTAGATTGGATTGACCCAATTGTTGTTACTAAATCATGTACTGTTACGATAGATAAATTTGATACATCAGGAGATACGATAATCGTTTCAAACCAATTTGACAGTATTTTTGATGAGTACTTTATCATGAGTTTTTATACCCCAACTGGACTAAATGAGGAAAATCAATATTTAACTAAAAATGGATTGTTAATGTATCATGTGGATGCTAAACTTCCAACAAATTATGATGATTTATCAGAATACTCTTTGTATTTAGAATATAATAATTCAGACTCTGTTCATAAGTTAATTAAGATTGAAGAAGCAGATGGAAATAACAGTATTTCAAATCAATTATCAACAGCATCAAATCGTGATTTATTACAAATTGGTGATTCTTACAACTTAAAAATGTATAATGAAACGTCTTTTTGTGAAGTTAAAGTACTTTATATAACAGATGATACAATTACTCTATCATTCACTTTTCAGTAA
- a CDS encoding leucine-rich repeat protein, whose protein sequence is MRKILVIIFVSFLFTIIVGCNDSTDNQYTITFNSNGGTEVSSITQDYNTQVTKPDDPTKAGYDFGGWYSDSDLTQEYSFTIIPKENITLYAKWIEFSTEGFEFTVAGNYSFSVSGYNGSDTNIVIPKYYKGYIVDSIGSYAFNEATSLTSITIPNSVTKIGSYAFNEATSLTSITIPNSVKTIGDYAFSEATSLTSITIPNSVERIGHNAFSMAENLTSINVDIDNSQYSSKDGVLFNKNQTLIIKYPEGKKEDTYVIPDSVTIIGLYSFSIATSLKSITIPNSVIKIDHGTFAFVESLSTVIFEKNSQLITIRDLAFLGTKNLTSIILTATTPPSIDGLCVYKDKLKIYVPSDYVSLYKTEWKSYASIIYPISES, encoded by the coding sequence ATGAGAAAAATTTTAGTAATTATTTTTGTTAGTTTTTTATTCACGATTATTGTTGGGTGTAATGATTCAACAGACAATCAATACACTATAACATTTAATAGTAACGGTGGAACAGAAGTGTCTTCAATCACTCAAGATTATAATACTCAAGTAACAAAACCGGATGACCCAACTAAAGCAGGATATGATTTTGGTGGATGGTACAGCGATAGTGATTTAACACAAGAATATTCATTCACAATAATACCAAAAGAAAATATCACATTATATGCAAAGTGGATAGAATTTTCTACTGAAGGTTTTGAATTTACTGTAGCAGGTAATTATTCATTTTCAGTAAGTGGATATAACGGATCAGACACTAATATTGTGATTCCTAAATATTACAAAGGCTATATAGTGGATTCAATAGGTTCTTATGCATTTAATGAAGCAACAAGTTTAACAAGTATAACAATACCAAATAGCGTAACAAAAATAGGTTCTTATGCATTTAATGAAGCAACAAGTTTAACAAGTATAACAATACCAAATAGTGTAAAAACAATAGGTGATTATGCATTTAGCGAAGCAACAAGTTTAACAAGTATAACAATTCCAAACAGTGTTGAAAGAATTGGACATAACGCATTTTCAATGGCCGAGAATTTAACAAGCATAAATGTTGATATTGACAACTCTCAATATAGTTCTAAAGATGGAGTTTTATTTAATAAAAATCAAACATTAATTATTAAATATCCAGAAGGTAAAAAAGAAGACACCTATGTAATTCCTGACAGTGTAACAATAATAGGTCTTTATTCATTTTCCATAGCAACAAGTTTAAAAAGTATAACAATTCCAAATAGTGTAATAAAAATAGATCATGGCACATTTGCATTTGTAGAAAGTCTATCGACGGTAATATTTGAAAAAAACAGTCAATTAATAACAATACGTGATCTAGCATTTTTAGGTACGAAAAATTTAACAAGCATAATATTAACTGCTACGACTCCACCATCCATAGATGGTCTTTGTGTTTACAAAGATAAGTTAAAAATCTATGTTCCATCTGATTATGTTAGCCTTTATAAAACTGAGTGGAAATCTTATGCTAGTATTATTTATCCAATTTCAGAATCTTAA
- a CDS encoding ABC-F family ATP-binding cassette domain-containing protein, which produces MSVLTVKNVTHGYGARSILEDVSFRLLRGEHVALVGANGEGKSTFLNIIIGNLVPDEGMIEWSSRVSVGYLDQQSSLKSGTTIMDNLRLAFDHLYKLEKEMFELYEKMAELDDMDKALEDAAEIQNILDSSGFYIIDSKIETIARGLGLSEIGLQTLVDELSGGQRTKVLLTKLLLKNPTILILDEPTNYLDVNHIEWLKNYLKNYENAFILVSHDIPFVNEVCNLIYHIENCELTRYVGNYDEFLRLYELKKRQIEKDYNRQQKEIERLEDFIARNKARVATRGMANSRAKQLAKMDIIEKPRQKPKPIFSFKEARTPSRVLIEANDLVIGYDSPSRVLIEANDLKGKKIAICGVNGLGKSTLLKTILGIIPPIEGSVVFGDHVIYGYFEQEDHKDNAKTALDEIWDLYPSLTNHEVRQELAKCGLTTDNILSPMKVLSGGENAKVRLCKLLLRELNLLILDEPTNHLDVDAKDELKKAISEFNGTVIIVSHEPHFYESFVTDIWNVENWTTKVV; this is translated from the coding sequence ATGAGCGTTTTAACAGTAAAAAATGTAACCCATGGATATGGAGCACGATCAATTTTAGAAGATGTTTCTTTTAGATTATTAAGGGGGGAGCATGTTGCCTTAGTTGGTGCGAATGGAGAAGGAAAATCAACATTTTTAAATATTATCATTGGTAATTTAGTACCAGATGAAGGTATGATTGAGTGGTCTAGTCGAGTTAGTGTTGGTTATTTAGATCAACAATCTAGTTTAAAATCTGGGACAACGATAATGGATAATTTACGTTTAGCCTTTGATCATCTATATAAATTAGAAAAAGAAATGTTTGAATTATATGAGAAGATGGCTGAATTAGATGACATGGATAAGGCTTTAGAGGATGCTGCTGAAATTCAAAATATATTAGATAGTAGTGGATTTTATATAATCGATTCCAAAATAGAAACCATAGCTCGTGGTTTAGGATTAAGTGAAATTGGTCTTCAGACACTTGTAGATGAATTAAGTGGTGGTCAAAGAACAAAAGTATTGTTAACAAAATTATTACTTAAAAATCCAACCATCTTAATATTAGATGAGCCAACAAACTATCTAGATGTTAATCATATTGAGTGGTTAAAAAACTATTTAAAAAATTATGAAAATGCGTTTATTTTGGTTTCACATGATATTCCTTTTGTAAATGAAGTTTGTAATCTTATTTATCATATTGAAAATTGTGAATTAACTCGTTATGTTGGTAATTATGATGAATTTCTACGTTTATATGAACTGAAGAAACGTCAAATAGAAAAGGATTATAATCGTCAACAAAAAGAAATTGAGCGTTTAGAAGATTTTATCGCAAGAAATAAAGCAAGGGTCGCTACTAGAGGAATGGCAAATAGTCGTGCAAAACAATTGGCTAAAATGGATATAATAGAGAAACCACGTCAAAAACCAAAGCCTATATTTTCCTTTAAAGAAGCAAGAACACCAAGTAGAGTTTTAATTGAAGCGAATGATTTAGTGATAGGTTATGATTCACCAAGTAGAGTTTTAATTGAAGCGAATGATTTAAAAGGAAAAAAAATAGCGATTTGTGGTGTGAACGGATTAGGAAAGTCCACATTATTAAAGACAATTCTTGGGATTATTCCACCTATTGAAGGATCAGTTGTATTTGGAGATCATGTTATCTATGGTTATTTTGAACAAGAAGATCACAAAGATAACGCCAAAACAGCATTAGATGAAATATGGGATCTGTACCCATCACTAACCAATCATGAAGTTCGTCAAGAATTAGCTAAATGTGGTTTAACAACTGATAATATTTTAAGTCCTATGAAAGTACTATCGGGTGGAGAAAATGCGAAAGTACGTCTTTGTAAATTGCTTTTACGAGAGTTAAATTTACTTATATTGGATGAACCTACCAATCATTTAGATGTCGATGCTAAAGATGAACTAAAAAAAGCAATTAGCGAATTTAATGGAACGGTTATAATTGTAAGTCATGAGCCTCATTTTTATGAAAGTTTTGTAACTGATATATGGAATGTAGAAAACTGGACCACAAAGGTTGTATAA
- a CDS encoding NYN domain-containing protein produces MERISIAIYIDLENINKNVDIKELMNDISLQYSKEESKPVFAVKIACGRTQAITNYRSQLAELNYEIRETPHIANKKNRADLIISLDAFEKFYIDQPDISLFVFLTNDSDYSVIMDLLRKYGKDVWLVTREEDAKRDIFQNSTDNILIITEYTLEDKAPLQQKLFGVTTEIDRRAVLTMLKVFNTLDPDKEYELGYLNNQFNKRDNSIKMKNTQFKSFKRLYKFLEDQSVIKIKKEKGGDKVTDIDTSKIKENL; encoded by the coding sequence ATGGAAAGAATATCAATCGCTATTTACATAGACTTAGAAAATATCAATAAAAATGTTGATATTAAAGAATTAATGAATGATATCAGTTTACAGTATTCTAAAGAGGAATCAAAACCAGTATTCGCTGTTAAAATAGCATGTGGTAGAACACAAGCAATCACAAATTACAGAAGTCAGCTAGCTGAATTAAATTATGAAATAAGAGAAACACCGCATATTGCAAATAAAAAAAATCGAGCTGATTTGATCATTTCATTAGATGCATTTGAAAAGTTTTATATTGATCAACCAGATATATCATTATTTGTTTTTCTAACAAATGATTCAGATTATTCTGTTATTATGGACTTACTTAGAAAATATGGAAAAGATGTTTGGTTAGTCACAAGAGAAGAGGATGCGAAAAGAGATATATTCCAAAATAGTACAGATAATATATTAATAATTACTGAATATACATTAGAAGATAAAGCACCGTTACAACAAAAATTATTTGGTGTAACAACTGAAATTGATAGAAGAGCTGTTTTAACCATGTTAAAAGTATTTAATACATTAGACCCAGATAAAGAATATGAATTAGGTTATTTAAATAACCAATTTAATAAGCGGGATAACAGTATTAAAATGAAAAACACACAGTTTAAATCATTTAAAAGATTATATAAATTTTTAGAAGATCAATCTGTCATTAAAATTAAAAAAGAGAAAGGTGGAGATAAAGTTACTGATATAGATACTTCTAAAATAAAGGAAAATTTATAG
- a CDS encoding IS3 family transposase — protein sequence MTLTEINKLPFNKDKNDMYVLKWIKQYDEQGKESFYKKNRGRNKNGKSGRPKKEIELSSDEKVLIQEKLIEVLRKENEELKKEYRLGKEVKQSGNEFKIKPTQDIFRYIHKLKDQVKISIELLCKYYEVSRSGYYKWVKTIPNRQKREEQDYADFVVIKKTWLKHNKKHGYLRINMDLKNDEGIVMNPKKIYRLMKKYGIRAEIRKVNPYLGIMQANKEHNYFENKLDRQFDVKEPDTVFVTDITYLIYGNQRYYLSVVKELCTREIVAWKLSRGLSLNLSLEIIDQLVKKYGKKKLKNTMIHSDQGVHYTNPSYVNKLKELNIIQSMSRRGNCLDNAKMETFFGHFKDECDYQQAKDFYELYKIVDNYMRYYNCKRYQWTLNKMAPTQYRNHLKAA from the coding sequence TTGACATTAACAGAAATAAATAAACTACCATTTAATAAAGATAAAAATGATATGTATGTACTAAAGTGGATAAAGCAATATGATGAACAAGGAAAAGAATCCTTCTATAAGAAAAATAGAGGTCGTAATAAAAATGGCAAATCAGGACGACCAAAGAAAGAAATAGAATTATCTAGTGATGAAAAAGTACTGATCCAAGAGAAATTAATAGAAGTCCTAAGAAAAGAAAATGAAGAATTAAAAAAAGAATACAGGCTAGGAAAGGAAGTGAAACAAAGCGGAAATGAGTTTAAAATTAAGCCTACTCAAGATATTTTCCGTTATATACATAAATTAAAAGATCAAGTTAAAATATCCATTGAGTTATTATGTAAATATTATGAAGTATCTCGATCAGGTTATTATAAGTGGGTTAAAACAATACCTAATAGACAAAAAAGAGAAGAACAGGATTACGCTGATTTTGTAGTTATAAAAAAAACATGGTTAAAACATAATAAGAAGCATGGATACTTAAGAATAAATATGGATTTAAAAAACGATGAAGGCATTGTCATGAATCCTAAGAAGATTTATAGACTAATGAAGAAATATGGAATACGAGCTGAAATACGTAAGGTAAACCCTTATTTAGGGATTATGCAGGCAAATAAGGAACACAATTATTTTGAAAACAAATTAGATAGACAGTTTGATGTTAAAGAGCCAGATACTGTATTTGTGACCGACATAACTTATTTAATCTATGGTAACCAAAGATATTATTTATCTGTCGTTAAAGAGCTTTGTACGAGAGAAATAGTGGCTTGGAAGCTATCTAGAGGATTAAGTTTAAATTTATCACTTGAAATAATTGATCAACTTGTTAAGAAATACGGAAAGAAAAAGTTGAAAAACACCATGATTCATTCAGACCAAGGTGTTCATTATACAAATCCGTCATATGTAAATAAATTGAAAGAATTAAATATAATACAATCTATGTCTAGAAGAGGTAATTGCCTTGATAACGCTAAAATGGAAACATTCTTTGGTCATTTCAAAGATGAATGTGATTATCAACAGGCTAAAGACTTTTATGAGTTATATAAAATTGTTGATAACTATATGAGATATTATAACTGTAAGAGATATCAATGGACATTAAATAAGATGGCCCCTACTCAATATAGAAACCATCTTAAAGCAGCTTAA
- the istB gene encoding IS21-like element helper ATPase IstB, translated as MLNNYNKLLNNLETLNLNLFRANIDSYLNLIAKGEKNIVDSLYELTEYEMNFKRERAITSCVKVANFPFLKTLDDFDFGFQPSINKDEILNFKYLKFIENNENILLIGSPGVGKTHLATSIGIEAAKSRKSTYFISCNDIILQLKRAHLENRLETRLKFFTKYRVLVIDEVGFLPLDTESSNLLFQLIARRYEKKSTIITTNKPLSKWGEIFGDSVLANAILDRLLHHSHVINIVGRSYRTKDKIESIEPNKK; from the coding sequence ATGTTAAATAATTATAATAAATTATTAAATAACTTAGAAACCCTAAATTTAAACCTTTTTAGAGCCAATATCGACTCTTATTTGAATCTTATCGCAAAAGGCGAAAAGAATATAGTAGATTCGTTATATGAACTTACAGAGTATGAAATGAATTTTAAACGAGAACGTGCAATAACGTCATGTGTTAAAGTCGCTAATTTCCCCTTTCTTAAAACATTAGATGATTTTGATTTTGGGTTTCAACCATCTATAAATAAAGACGAAATATTAAATTTCAAATATTTAAAATTCATTGAGAATAATGAAAATATTCTTCTAATCGGATCTCCAGGGGTTGGTAAAACTCATTTAGCTACGTCAATAGGAATTGAAGCAGCTAAATCAAGAAAAAGTACTTATTTTATAAGTTGTAACGATATAATTTTACAACTTAAACGAGCACATTTAGAAAACAGATTAGAAACAAGATTAAAATTTTTCACCAAATACAGGGTATTAGTAATTGATGAAGTTGGATTTTTACCTCTTGATACAGAATCATCTAATTTATTATTTCAATTAATCGCTAGACGGTATGAAAAAAAGTCTACAATTATAACAACAAACAAACCACTCTCTAAATGGGGAGAAATATTTGGAGATAGTGTATTAGCTAACGCCATTCTAGATCGATTACTTCACCATTCTCATGTGATAAATATTGTCGGTAGATCATACAGAACTAAAGATAAAATAGAAAGTATTGAACCTAATAAAAAATGA
- a CDS encoding transposase, which translates to MTEINVLGMLDILRTYDMKPNYSELARIYGLDRHTIKKYYEDGGKKLITRKRESGFDQYKEEISHLMNKSGVTKKAVHEYLRDKYENIPAYSTFRHYTQNNHITIPKSTTPHVRYETRPGDQLQVDWKESMKLISKYGEVFEFNVLTSTLGFSRYHKFVYSKTKTTEDFIRCVIDTLNHLGVSLNIF; encoded by the coding sequence GTGACTGAAATAAATGTACTAGGAATGTTAGATATATTGAGAACGTATGATATGAAACCAAATTATAGTGAATTAGCAAGAATCTATGGATTAGACCGACATACTATTAAAAAATATTATGAAGATGGAGGAAAGAAATTGATTACAAGAAAACGCGAAAGTGGATTTGATCAATATAAAGAAGAAATATCACATTTGATGAATAAATCTGGCGTAACAAAGAAAGCAGTTCATGAATATTTAAGAGATAAATATGAAAATATACCGGCATATTCAACCTTTAGACACTATACTCAAAATAATCATATTACCATACCTAAAAGCACCACTCCACATGTTAGATATGAAACCAGGCCAGGAGACCAACTACAAGTAGATTGGAAAGAAAGTATGAAACTAATAAGTAAGTACGGAGAAGTATTTGAGTTTAATGTATTAACTTCTACTCTAGGATTCTCAAGGTATCATAAATTCGTTTATTCAAAAACAAAAACGACAGAAGACTTCATCCGTTGTGTAATCGATACATTAAATCATCTAGGGGTATCCCTAAACATATTTTAA
- a CDS encoding transposase: MSEVLNYTNNYTLKQLVLPLEIQTIIPFDDPIYTFDEVMKGCNLKKYLITDKIESRGRIGYNLVTLLEVTLFGFMLKGYTSLRELESLCKTDIRFMHLLRDENSTPTHMTFSNFINNYLKCSIEEIFYDINEYIFDKDNVNTDIVYIDGSKFEANANKYTWIWKKACTTNREKLYRKITILLDEINSTFLNYEMTSYSTREEYEIEYFESIFYDFKNRFKIDLSTFVHGKGKRKSDTQRYYEKLERYLSKLKEYAEHIQTCGDKRNSYSKTDKDATFMRVKRDYMGNDQLIPAYNIQLGISDEYISVCDAFQYASDSDCFKPLIESFKTHYYKYPTYPVGDAGYGSYNNYLYCKENGIELYQKFSTYKKSTEDKKYINNPFKPFNFKQDENGQLVCPNNKRFHFLKTRPVRGNKYGRTEELYQCEDCTDCPLRSECHRSKGNRIIKLNEELTSLHQEVMNNLKSELGIELRKNRSIQSEGTFGVIKYDRWYKRIVRRGMDSVRLELLLVSTGYNLYKYHNKKKRLIQ, translated from the coding sequence ATGTCTGAAGTACTAAATTATACAAATAATTATACACTAAAACAACTAGTTTTACCACTGGAAATTCAAACAATTATTCCGTTTGATGATCCTATCTATACATTTGATGAGGTAATGAAGGGATGTAATTTAAAAAAGTACCTAATAACCGATAAAATAGAATCTAGAGGTCGCATCGGTTATAATTTAGTCACTTTGTTAGAGGTAACACTATTTGGTTTTATGTTAAAAGGTTACACATCTTTAAGAGAACTAGAGTCTTTATGTAAAACAGATATTAGATTTATGCATTTATTAAGAGACGAGAATAGTACTCCTACTCATATGACGTTCTCTAATTTTATTAATAATTACTTAAAATGTAGTATTGAAGAAATATTTTATGATATTAATGAATATATCTTTGACAAAGATAATGTAAATACTGATATTGTATACATAGATGGTTCTAAGTTTGAAGCGAATGCCAATAAATATACTTGGATATGGAAGAAAGCTTGTACAACGAATAGAGAAAAATTATATAGAAAGATAACTATTTTATTAGATGAAATAAACAGTACTTTTCTAAATTATGAAATGACTAGTTATTCTACTCGTGAAGAATATGAGATAGAATATTTCGAATCAATATTTTATGATTTCAAGAATAGATTTAAAATAGATCTATCTACATTTGTTCATGGGAAAGGGAAAAGAAAGAGTGATACTCAAAGGTATTATGAAAAATTAGAGCGGTATTTAAGTAAATTAAAAGAATATGCAGAACATATTCAAACATGTGGTGATAAACGAAATAGTTATTCAAAAACGGATAAAGATGCCACATTTATGCGAGTAAAAAGAGATTATATGGGAAATGATCAACTAATACCTGCTTATAATATACAATTAGGTATTTCAGATGAATATATAAGTGTCTGTGATGCATTTCAATATGCTTCAGATTCAGATTGTTTCAAACCTTTAATAGAAAGTTTCAAAACTCATTATTATAAATATCCCACCTATCCTGTTGGTGATGCTGGATATGGGAGCTATAATAATTACTTATATTGTAAAGAAAATGGTATAGAATTGTATCAAAAATTCTCTACTTATAAGAAGTCAACAGAAGATAAGAAATATATAAATAATCCTTTTAAACCTTTTAATTTTAAACAAGATGAGAACGGACAACTAGTCTGTCCTAATAATAAAAGATTTCATTTTTTAAAAACAAGACCTGTACGTGGGAATAAATATGGACGAACAGAAGAATTGTATCAGTGTGAAGATTGTACTGATTGTCCACTTAGGTCAGAATGTCATAGATCAAAAGGGAATAGAATTATCAAACTAAATGAGGAATTAACATCATTACACCAAGAGGTTATGAATAACTTAAAAAGTGAATTAGGAATTGAATTAAGAAAGAATAGATCTATTCAATCTGAAGGTACCTTTGGAGTAATAAAATACGACCGTTGGTACAAAAGAATAGTAAGAAGAGGTATGGATTCTGTAAGATTAGAATTATTATTAGTTTCTACTGGATATAACTTGTACAAATATCACAATAAGAAAAAAAGATTAATTCAATAA